The genomic window TATGGAACTTCCCTCAAGGACAACAGCTCTTTCAACGATATTCCTGAGCTCGCGCACATTCCCCGGCCAACTATAATTTAGGAGCGCATTCATTGCAGTATGTGAAATGCCATCAATTCTTTTCCCAGTAGATTGAGAAAATTTCTGGGTAAAATACTGAATTAAGAATGGAATATCTCCCTTTCTTTCAAGCAGTGGTGGTAGAATTATATAAGAATCTGACAGTTTATTATAGAGTGCTTTACTAAATCTAGATTCCTTTATGGCTGCAGGTAGATTTCTGTTTGTTGCAGCAATGATCCTTACATCCACTGTTACTGTCTTTGTTCCTCCATCTCTCTCAAATGTCTCTTTTTCAAGCAGTCTGAGAAATCTCTCTTGGACTTGTTTAGACAAAACTCCTAATTCGTTAAGAAAGAGCGTTCCATTATTAGCTAACTCAAGTCTCCCAATCTTTCTCTCTTCTGCTTCCGAAAAGGCTTGCTTTTCGTGCCCAAACAGCTCACTTTCTAGGAGTTTTTCGGAGAGAGAAATACAATTAGCAACAATAAAAGGTCCATCTTTTCTAGAACTGCAGTTATGAATTGTTCTAGCTATAAGTTCTTTTCCTGTGCCACTTTCCCCATATATTAATACTGCACCTTTTGTCTCGGAAACTTGTTTTACTAACTTATACACCTTCTTCATTCTGCTGGCTTTTCCAATTACTTTATCTGAATGTTTGACTTCCAGCTCTTCTTTTAAATATTTATTTTCTCTCTCCAAAAATGTAAGTTTATATGCCTTATCAACAGTGATCTTCATTTCTTCTAAATCAAATGGCTTAAGAATATAATCATATGCTCCCTTTTTCATTGCTTCTACAGCAGTCTGAATTGTACCATATGCTGTCATTATGATTACCGGCACTGTGTTGTTTCTTTTCTGTATTTGTTCTAATAGTTCAATGCCATTCATATTAGGCATCTTCATATCTGTAATAATGAGATCAAAGTCTACGGTTTCCATTTTTTTCAAGGCTTCCACTCCGTCCTTAGCCTGTTCAGTTTTGTAATTCTCGTTTTCAAGCATAATTTGCAAGATTCGGCGTATCTTTAGCTCATCATCCACAATTAACACACTTGCTTTATTCATGTCGTTCCCCTTATGCAGAATTAATGGGAATACATACAGAGAAAATACTTCCCTTGCCCTCTTGACTTTCTACTTTAATAACTCCATGATGATTCTCAATTATTTTATGTGCAATAGCCAAGCCTAAACCAGTCCCCTCAGGTTTTGTTGTAAAGAAAGGATTAAACACCTTGTCCATTGCATCCTTGGAAATACCACAGCCTGTATCTCTAAATGCTATCTCCATTAATTTCATATTCTGGCTATCATCTCTCCTGATAGCAGTTTTTATTTCCAGCCTTCCGCCATTAGGCATTGCTCCAATAGCGTTTAAAATAAGATTAAGAAATACCTGATGCATTTGTTCGCTATCGATCATCACAGGAGGTAAATTCTTTTGAAAATCCTTATATACTTTAATGTGGTTTTTTGATATTTCCATATTTGTCATTTGCAAGGTTCTATCTATAATAGGTGCAATTTGATTAATTTCAAGGTTTGATTTTTGAGGACGTGCAAAATCAAGAAACGATGTTACCACTCTATTCAGCCTGTCAGTCTCTTCAATTATATATTGGGTCAGTTCCTTATTATCATTCTGCCCCTGGAATCTGTTTCCCAGTATTTGTGCGGAGTTTTTAATAATAACCAAAGGATTTCTGATCTCGTGAGCCACTCCAGCAGCAAGTTCGCCGAGCGCCGCAAGACGGTCCTTTCTGCGCAGCTCCTCCTCCAGGTGCCTGAGTCTGCGCAACTGTTGGATCATATCATTAAAAGCATTTGCCAGATCTTTTATTTCTCCTTTTGCCTTTATCTGTATCTGATGTTCAAGATCTCCTCTGGCCACAGCTCTTATTCCCCATGTAAATTTGCGCAAAGGATGAGAAATGCTTCGCGCTATCAGAACGCCTATTACTGCAGATAATAATACTCCAAGAAATATTAATATTATAAGAAATTGCCCGACAGCAGTTTGAAATGCATAGGTTTTTTGTATGCCAACAAATACAGCTCCAAAGACTTTTTTATTCGGGCTCATAAGCGGAGAGCACAATCCATAAAAATGCAGCTTGTTATGATAAATATCCTTTCTATACTCAGCAGTGCCTTGTTTATATATTTTATTGATAAGTTCTTCTATGCCGAGCACTGCTCGCCCTCTGTCCTTTATAGCTTTTGGATATTGAGGCGACTCATAAAGCAGGTCTATATCAACTCCCATTTTCTTCTCTATATCCTGAAAGATTTCTTTTTTAACAGTATAGCCTGCCACTATTTTACCTACTACTTTTTCATTTTCCCTGATTTCCAATCCTACAGCAGCAATTAATTTTTTTATGTTGTCCTTTTCTAAAAGCACAAGCATTCTTTTTTTGTTCGCTTGTTTCATTACATTTGGAGAAATACTCCCGGAAGAGAACTTGAGGTCTCCTTTTTCATTTGTAATGAGTATTGTGTCAATTTGCATTTCCTTCTCCAGCATATCCAGAAGTTTTATTATCTGTCCTTCATCTTGCTGTTTAAATGCTTGCATAAACATAAAGTTACTGAGTATAATTTCTCCAATTAGAGCAGCTCTATTTTCCAGGTTATCTATTTTGTCTGTAATTAAATCTGTTGCACTATGGGTTTTTCTCTTTATATCTTTTTCCAATTGCACAGATATAACTCTTGTAGCTACAAAGGTTGAGATTAAAATAGGCACAAGAGCCATTAACATAAAAGAAAAGATAAGCTTGTTCTGAAGATTTGGTTTAAAAAAAGACATATCCAGATTATACTCAAGTTGGGGTTTAAATGCAAAATAATAGGAATTTTAATTAGACACTGCCGATAAAACAAGATATAATAAATTCAGTCCTAAAATGGATACCAAAGGAGATAGTTAGATGATTTCTAGATATTCTCTGTCTGAAATGAAAAGAATCTGGAGTGATGAGAACAAGTTTAATACATGGCTCAAGATTGAACTGCTTGCATGTGAGGCTCTGTGTGAACTTGGTGATATACCAGAAAAATCTTTGAAAAAGATAAAACACAAAAGTAAGTTTGATATAAAGAGGATTCAGCAAATAGAGAAGATAGTAAAACATGACGTAATCGCTTTTCTTACATCTATATCTGAAAAAGTAGGCAAAGATGCACGTTTCATTCATATGGGGCTTACCTCTTCCGATATATTAGATACTGCTCTTTCTTACAATATGACTCAAGCCGTAGATTTGCTTTTGAAGGATTTGCAGAACCTAGAGACTGTGCTTAAGAAGATAGCTAAAAAACACAAGAATACTATCATGATTGGCAGATCTCATGGTGTACATGCAGAGCCGATAACATTTGGATTAAAGATGCTTCTCTGGTTTGATGAAGTTGGGAGGCATATACATAGACTTGAACATGCAAAGAATACAATAAAATATGGGAAAATCTCAGGTGCAGTAGGGACTTATGCTAATATAGATCCATATGTTGAACAATACGTATGCAAAAAACTTGGGCTTACCCCATCTCCCTTATCAACGCAAGTATTACAAAGAGATAGACATGCAGAATTAATGACAACATTAGGTTTGATTGCAAGCTCCCTGGAGAAATTTGCTACTGAGATAAGAGCATTACAACGCACAGAGGTTAACGAAGCGCAAGAGTTTTTTGCAAAAGGACAGAAGGGCTCTTCTGCTATGCCT from bacterium includes these protein-coding regions:
- a CDS encoding sigma-54 dependent transcriptional regulator, producing MNKASVLIVDDELKIRRILQIMLENENYKTEQAKDGVEALKKMETVDFDLIITDMKMPNMNGIELLEQIQKRNNTVPVIIMTAYGTIQTAVEAMKKGAYDYILKPFDLEEMKITVDKAYKLTFLERENKYLKEELEVKHSDKVIGKASRMKKVYKLVKQVSETKGAVLIYGESGTGKELIARTIHNCSSRKDGPFIVANCISLSEKLLESELFGHEKQAFSEAEERKIGRLELANNGTLFLNELGVLSKQVQERFLRLLEKETFERDGGTKTVTVDVRIIAATNRNLPAAIKESRFSKALYNKLSDSYIILPPLLERKGDIPFLIQYFTQKFSQSTGKRIDGISHTAMNALLNYSWPGNVRELRNIVERAVVLEGSSIIGQKNLPFYIATYEEETSQPENKTTYIEIKKEVVDDFRKE
- a CDS encoding HAMP domain-containing protein, which codes for MSFFKPNLQNKLIFSFMLMALVPILISTFVATRVISVQLEKDIKRKTHSATDLITDKIDNLENRAALIGEIILSNFMFMQAFKQQDEGQIIKLLDMLEKEMQIDTILITNEKGDLKFSSGSISPNVMKQANKKRMLVLLEKDNIKKLIAAVGLEIRENEKVVGKIVAGYTVKKEIFQDIEKKMGVDIDLLYESPQYPKAIKDRGRAVLGIEELINKIYKQGTAEYRKDIYHNKLHFYGLCSPLMSPNKKVFGAVFVGIQKTYAFQTAVGQFLIILIFLGVLLSAVIGVLIARSISHPLRKFTWGIRAVARGDLEHQIQIKAKGEIKDLANAFNDMIQQLRRLRHLEEELRRKDRLAALGELAAGVAHEIRNPLVIIKNSAQILGNRFQGQNDNKELTQYIIEETDRLNRVVTSFLDFARPQKSNLEINQIAPIIDRTLQMTNMEISKNHIKVYKDFQKNLPPVMIDSEQMHQVFLNLILNAIGAMPNGGRLEIKTAIRRDDSQNMKLMEIAFRDTGCGISKDAMDKVFNPFFTTKPEGTGLGLAIAHKIIENHHGVIKVESQEGKGSIFSVCIPINSA
- a CDS encoding adenylosuccinate lyase, whose product is MISRYSLSEMKRIWSDENKFNTWLKIELLACEALCELGDIPEKSLKKIKHKSKFDIKRIQQIEKIVKHDVIAFLTSISEKVGKDARFIHMGLTSSDILDTALSYNMTQAVDLLLKDLQNLETVLKKIAKKHKNTIMIGRSHGVHAEPITFGLKMLLWFDEVGRHIHRLEHAKNTIKYGKISGAVGTYANIDPYVEQYVCKKLGLTPSPLSTQVLQRDRHAELMTTLGLIASSLEKFATEIRALQRTEVNEAQEFFAKGQKGSSAMPHKKNPIICERICGLARLVRANSIPAMENISLWHERDISHSSVERIIIPDSTIALDYMLSKFTDVMKNLIVNTENMKKNIDKTRGNIFSQTVLLKLIKKGLSRESAYKIVQTDAAKAAGEYKDLKEIVLKDKKIQKMLSKQEIEESFNIKTHLKNIEEIYRRFGI